One region of Zingiber officinale cultivar Zhangliang chromosome 7B, Zo_v1.1, whole genome shotgun sequence genomic DNA includes:
- the LOC122006130 gene encoding F-box protein At5g39250-like — protein sequence MAKTSLSSEVLKAVFPLLDGEDLVSCKLVCRQWRDIAGDDYFWKCICAKRWPSICKRPPPAISYHKLFVTFGRSQPPQPLPQSRLSFHDLEFFIDLWSEETLIFSEAVSGTVLQTGIRNPPSGIPDPLKEHLESDDYKMVMQVEPNFSFSLEQTISVSVLVGRKDTNQMARVVNQSVFGYIDGDASRALAYDYLNFAPGYPFISGIRAWISLLFMANNNHSITGVFGIEIDFCDAASSENEVLWLLDILDWK from the coding sequence ATGGCTAAAACTTCACTGTCAAGCGAAGTTTTGAAGGCAGTCTTTCCACTGCTCGATGGTGAAGATCTAGTTTCGTGCAAGCTGGTATGTCGTCAATGGAGAGACATCGCTGGAGATGACTACTTTTGGAAGTGCATCTGTGCCAAGAGATGGCCTTCCATTTGCAAAAGGCCTCCACCAGCCATAAGTTACCACAAGCTATTTGTGACATTTGGCCGATCCCAACCTCCTCAACCCCTTCCTCAGTCGAGGCTTTCCTTTCATGACTTGGAATTCTTCATTGACCTTTGGTCTGAAGAGACACTGATATTTTCTGAAGCTGTCTCAGGTACGGTGCTTCAGACAGGTATAAGAAACCCGCCTTCAGGGATACCTGATCCACTCAAAGAACACTTGGAAAGTGATGATTACAAGATGGTGATGCAGGTTGAgccaaatttttctttttcattggaGCAAACTATCAGTGTGTCGGTCCTTGTTGGTCGCAAAGATACCAACCAAATGGCACGAGTCGTAAACCAATCCGTGTTTGGATATATTGATGGCGATGCATCAAGGGCACTGGCTTATGACTACCTCAACTTTGCACCAGGATATCCATTCATATCGGGAATAAGGGCTTGGATTTCCTTGCTGTTTATGGCTAACAACAACCATAGTATTACGGGTGTATTTGGCATTGAGATAGACTTCTGTGACGCTGCAAGCTCTGAGAACGAAGTCCTCTGGCTCTTGGACATACTTGATTGGAAGTAG